In Colias croceus chromosome 19, ilColCroc2.1, the following are encoded in one genomic region:
- the LOC123700429 gene encoding uncharacterized protein LOC123700429: MRLRSRILPQAGTKVKNDGESRPGPTSPGCPSYSGGGNVSLIAQSHTVATQSIHDESSSCYSPPSSVISSVNSSPQSISSTQQFRSPHLSSTSSSQSIGDVAQEAISAKVTAPALDGRRTRKTWSREMNIFIMRHYFILTDLEINTKSYLTPLHARFILEFPDMAEVGKQRIGDQRRAIVQRGFLKNQEIHNIKEEVRALLQNTTASEQNNITDYTQSRRIRWTDKLNEEIMRSYYRLTKLETDLTTYRPLLHQDVISKCPSIAHLSVQRIADQRRSIVHNKLLSTDKLNTIREEIKNELSTTILQLSDENTTIDATQASYNYQTPQVTQTFTSEQIPATTQTTQDSLKLPSELTKQLEELFTDIYTRFKDSDPTKRPYIPKLKPSKKLSSTVNYINNEILPKLLKSDVDFNTIQTLIYSAAFTSAKFIGARIIEDEVTCSKQQRIPWWQRRLEGRIKDLRANIGRLNEYVKGVRKLSQPNNSHDSNCIPPTSESLQTYWSNIWSQPIEHRHNQWIDEDKEILNHVPDMEFEQIQIDLLKSVIERSHNWKATGTDNIHNFWYKKLTRTHELLLKHINTFIQSPNLLPYYITQGLTYMLPKDLSDSENPSKYRPITCLQNIYKIITACLSESIYKHIHEHNIMAEEQKGCRKNSQGCKEQLTIDSVASIQALRQKRSIYTMYIDYKKAFDSVPHSWLIYILKHYKINHTIIHFLENIMRNWNTKLKVHNSQKTTETDVISIKRGIFQGDSLSPLWFCLALNPLSHMLNRQRIGFEIKHNTQHTTLSHLMYMDDIKLFAGTSDDIHTLATITQNFSNDICMEFGINKCKIQSINKGVVEQAPYELPSHEIIDTVDPVEGYKYLGYTQSQEIHHKEIKKLLQQSFKNRLHKILHTQLNARNTIKAINTFAIPILTYSFGIIRWNQTELATLQRIINTTMTKHRKHHPRSCIQRLTLPKCEGGRGLIDIKNLYNKQLILLRTFFHKRSNQSPLHNAICQADSFTPLTLADHTKQINITSKQQKIDVWTTKSLHGRHRLDLTNPVVDKIASNAWLKRGELFPETEGFMLAIQDQVIDTKNYRKYIIRDSTSSDHCRHCHKQPETIQHITGACSSITQTDYKHRHDQVAAIVHQTLAYKHKLITEKTPYYKYTPQIILDSPDFKMYWDRTILTDKTVHHNRPDITLHDKKNKTIYLIDIAIPNTHNLSSTHTNKLSKYTDLSIELKTQWQVHTVKTIPIIISSTGVIPKTLHTSLKTLNLHPLTYALLQKAVILNTCRIVRKFLSID, encoded by the exons ATGCGCCTAAGAAGTAGAATATTACCCCAGGCGGGTACCAAAGTTAAAAACGATGGAGAATCCCGCCCCGGGCCTACGAGCCCGGGCTGCCCCTCGTACTCTGGGGGGGGCAACGTATCGCTAATTGCCCAGTCTCATACTGTTGCAACACAGTCAATACATGATGAATCATCATCATGTTATTCACCACCGTCATCAGTGATATCATCTGTCAACTCATCACCACAATCCATTTCATCAACCCAACAATTTAGATCACCCCATTTATCATCTACGTCATCATCACAATCCATCGGGGATGTTGCGCAGGAGGCTATTTCAGCTAAAGTTACTGCGCCCGCCCTAGATGGACGGCGCACACGTAAAACGTGGTCTAGggaaatgaatattttcatcaTGCGCCATTATTTCATCCTCACAGACCttgaaataaacacaaaatcaTACCTCACACCATTACATgcacgttttatattagaatttCCTGACATGGCTGAGGTAGGAAAACAAAGAATAGGGGACCAACGCCGTGCCATTGTCCAGCGTGGTTTCCTTAAAAACCAAGAAatccataatattaaagaggAAGTTAGAGCTTTATTGCAAAATACAACAGCATCAGAACAGAATAATATTACAGACTACACCCAATCACGTAGAATCAGATGGACGGATAAACTAAATGAAGAAATTATGAGAAGTTATTACCGTTTAACAAAACTCGAAACCGATCTAACTACATATAGGCCACTACTGCATCAAGATGTAATCTCTAAGTGCCCTTCAATCGCACACCTTTCAGTGCAAAGAATAGCAGACCAACGCAGATCCATCGTCCATAACAAGCTTTTATCTACtgataaattaaacacaataagAGAAGAAATCAAAAATGAACTGAGCACTACGATATTACAACTTTCAGACGAAAATACTACAATCGATGCAACGCAAGCAAGTTATAACTATCAGACCCCTCAAGTGACACAAACATTCACTAGTGAACAAATCCCTGCTACTACACAAACTACCCAAGATTCACTAAAGCTTCCTTCAGAATTAACTAAACAATTAGAAGAACTATTTACAGATATTTATACTAGATTTAAAGACTCAGATCCTACAAAGCGGCCATATATTCCTAAACTAAAACCTTCAAAGAAATTATCATCTACTGTAAACTACATCAACAATGAAATACTTCCAAAACTACTGAAATCTGACGTAGACTTTAACACAATACAGACATTAATATACAGTGCTGCCTTCACCTCGGCTAAGTTTATTGGTGCTAGAATTATAGAAGATGAAGTAACATGTAGTAAACAACAGAGAATCCCATGGTGGCAAAGAAGACTAGAAGGCAGAATTAAAGATCTGAGAGCAAACATAGGTAGACTTAACGAATATGTTAAAGGCGTTCG aaaactttCACAACCCAATAATTCCCACGACAGTAACTGTATTCCGCCAACATCTGAATCACTACAAACATATTGGTCAAATATTTGGTCTCAACCTATTGAACACCGACATAACCAGTGGATTGACGAAGATAAAGAAATATTGAATCATGTCCCAGATATGGAATTTGAACAAATTCAGATAGATCTTTTAAAAAGTGTCATAGAGCGTTCCCACAACTGGAAAGCCACAGGTACAGATAATATACACAATTTCTGGTACAAAAAACTTACACGTACGCATGAACTGTTACTTAAACATATCAACACATTCATTCAATCACCCAATTTACTGCCATATTACATCACACAAGGTTTAACATATATGCTACCAAAAGATCTATCAGATTCTGAAAACCCCTCCAAATATCGCCCCATCACTTGCTTAcagaatatatataaaataattactgcaTGCTTAAGTGAGTCTATCTATAAACACATACATGAGCACAACATTATGGCAGAAGAACAGAAAGGATGTCGCAAAAACAGCCAGGGCTGTAAAGAGCAATTAACCATCGATTCAGTAGCATCAATACAAGCACTCAGACAAAAACGTAGCATCTATACCATGTACATCGACTATAAAAAAGCTTTCGATTCCGTACCACACTCATGGCtgatatacattttgaaacaTTACAAAATCAATCACACTATTATTCactttttagaaaatattatgcgTAATTGGAACACTAAACTAAAAGTACACAATTCTCAAAAAACTACCGAAACTGATGTCATCTCAATTAAAAGAGGTATTTTCCAGGGAGACTCATTGAGTCCCTTATGGTTCTGCCTAGCTCTTAACCCACTCTCACATATGCTAAATAGACAACGTATAGGATTCGAAATTAAACACAACACCCAACATACAACTCTTTCTCACCTCATGTATATGGATGATATAAAACTCTTTGCAGGCACATCTGATGATATCCATACACTTGCCACCATCACACAGAACTTCTCAAATGATATTTGCATGGAATTTGGTATAAACAAATGCAAAATTCAATCTATCAACAAAGGTGTCGTAGAACAGGCTCCTTATGAACTACCAAGTCACGAAATAATAGATACAGTAGACCCTGTGGAaggatataaatatttaggttATACTCAGTCACAAGAAATCCACCATAAAGAAATCAAAAAGCTACTTCAACAAAGTTTTAAGAACAGACTTCATAAGATACTTCATACCCAACTCAACGCAAGGAATACAATTAAGGCTATTAACACGTTTGCCATACCCATATTAACGTACTCTTTTGGAATCATTCGATGGAACCAAACCGAACTTGCAACACTTCAAAGAATTATCAACACCACAATGACTAAGCACAGGAAGCACCACCCTAGATCATGTATACAAAGATTAACCTTACCTAAATGTGAAGGAGGAAGAGGTCTCATCGACATCAAGaatctttataataaacagCTCATACTACTCCGAACTTTCTTTCACAAGCGCTCTAATCAATCACCTTTACACAACGCCATTTGCCAAGCCGACTCATTCACACCACTCACACTTGCAGACCAtactaaacaaattaatataacctCCAAACAGCAGAAAATAGACGTTTGGACGACAAAATCCCTTCACGGCCGGCATCGTCTTGATCTAACCAACCCCGTCGTTGATAAAATTGCATCAAACGCATGGTTGAAACGAGGTGAACTGTTTCCCGAAACAGAAGGATTTATGCTGGCTATCCAAGACCAGGTAATtgacacaaaaaattatagaaaatacatCATACGTGATAGTACTAGTAGCGATCACTGCCGACACTGTCATAAACAACCTGAAACAATCCAGCACATAACAGGTGCATGCTCATCCATCACACAAACTGACTATAAACACAGACACGACCAGGTAGCAGCTATAGTACACCAGACACTTGCATACAAACACAAACTCATTACAGAAAAAAcaccatattataaatacaccCCACAAATCATTTTAGACTCACCGGACTTCAAGATGTATTGGGACAGAACAATACTGACCGATAAAACTGTACACCATAATCGACCAGACATAACACTTCacgataagaaaaataaaactatatatttaatagacATAGCAATCCCGAACACACATAATCTTAGTTCCACCCACACAAATAAACTATCAAAATATACAGATTTATCAATAGAACTCAAAACCCAGTGGCAGGTACACACCGTTAAAACTATccctattattatttctagtaCAGGCGTCATCCCCAAAACTCTACACACCAGTCTGAAAACTCTTAACTTACACCCTCTCACATACGCTCTGCTACAGAAAGCAGTCATACTAAATACCTGCAGGATTGTAAGGAAATTCCTATCTATagactga